From Pantoea sp. Ep11b, the proteins below share one genomic window:
- the uvrY gene encoding UvrY/SirA/GacA family response regulator transcription factor, with product MISVLLVDDHELVRAGIRRILEDVKGLAVVGEVNCGEDAAKWCRTNQVDVILMDMNMPGIGGLEATRKIVRYNPDIKIIMLTIHTENPLPAKVMQAGAAGYLSKGAAPQEVINAIRSVNAGQRYIASDIAQQMALSQIEPQKAESPFSCLSERELQIMLMITRGQKVTEISEQLNLSPKTVNSYRYRMFSKLNISGDVELTHLAIRHGLFNAEPLISSE from the coding sequence TTGATCAGTGTGCTTCTTGTTGATGACCATGAACTTGTCCGTGCTGGTATCCGTCGCATCCTTGAGGATGTTAAAGGTCTGGCCGTGGTCGGAGAGGTGAATTGTGGCGAGGATGCGGCAAAGTGGTGCCGGACCAACCAGGTCGATGTGATCCTGATGGACATGAACATGCCGGGTATCGGTGGGCTGGAAGCGACGCGCAAAATTGTGCGCTATAACCCCGATATCAAAATCATCATGCTGACCATTCACACGGAAAATCCGCTGCCTGCTAAAGTAATGCAGGCGGGTGCCGCAGGCTACCTGAGTAAAGGGGCCGCGCCGCAGGAGGTGATCAACGCCATCCGCTCAGTGAACGCCGGGCAGCGTTACATCGCATCGGACATCGCTCAGCAGATGGCGCTGAGTCAGATTGAGCCGCAAAAAGCGGAATCCCCCTTCAGCTGTTTGTCGGAAAGGGAATTGCAGATTATGCTGATGATCACCCGTGGACAAAAGGTGACGGAAATTTCCGAGCAGTTAAATCTCAGTCCTAAAACCGTTAACAGTTACCGCTACCGGATGTTCAGTAAGCTGAATATCAGTGGCGACGTCGAGTTAACGCATCTGGCCATTCGACATGGCCTTTTCAATGCGGAGCCGTTAATCAGTAGTGAATGA